A genomic segment from Lutibacter sp. A80 encodes:
- a CDS encoding DNA replication/repair protein RecF, whose protein sequence is MHLQKITLVNFKNFESQSFDFEDKINCFVGNNGVGKTNVLDAIYYLSFAKSYFNPVAIQNIRHHQEFFMIQGEYLLEEKIATVVCSLKRGSKKVLKRNGKVYEKFSDHIGHLPLVIISPADRDLIIEGSDTRRKFIDNVISQSDKEYLQIILKYNKVLAQRNSLLKYFAANRTFDAVNLKVYDEQLKMYGSIIFEKRTAFLDAFIPIFRERYKSISNSKEVVNMFYKSQLKEGDLLELLEKNLERDRVLQYTSVGTHKDDLIFEINGYPVKKFGSQGQQKSYLIALKLAQFDFMKSKSNVKPILLLDDIFDKLDDLRVEQLINLVNNDHFGQLFISDTHEERTEEVVKRTQQSYKIFKL, encoded by the coding sequence ATGCATTTACAGAAAATTACACTTGTTAATTTTAAGAATTTCGAATCGCAAAGCTTTGATTTTGAGGATAAAATAAATTGTTTTGTTGGTAATAATGGTGTTGGTAAAACCAATGTGTTAGATGCAATTTATTATTTATCTTTTGCAAAAAGTTACTTTAATCCGGTTGCAATTCAGAATATAAGACACCATCAGGAGTTTTTTATGATACAAGGTGAGTACCTTTTGGAAGAAAAAATTGCAACTGTTGTGTGTAGTTTAAAACGAGGAAGCAAAAAAGTATTAAAACGAAACGGTAAAGTTTATGAAAAGTTTTCGGATCATATTGGGCATTTACCTTTAGTAATTATTTCACCTGCAGATAGAGATTTAATTATTGAAGGAAGTGATACACGTAGAAAATTTATAGATAATGTAATTTCTCAATCGGATAAAGAATACCTTCAAATAATTTTAAAGTATAATAAGGTATTAGCACAACGCAATTCACTTTTAAAATATTTTGCTGCTAATAGAACTTTTGATGCGGTAAATTTAAAAGTTTATGATGAGCAGTTAAAAATGTATGGTTCTATAATTTTTGAAAAAAGAACTGCTTTTTTAGATGCTTTTATACCTATTTTTAGAGAAAGGTACAAATCAATTTCTAACAGTAAAGAAGTTGTAAATATGTTTTATAAATCGCAATTAAAAGAAGGTGATTTACTTGAATTATTAGAAAAAAACCTTGAAAGAGATCGTGTTTTACAATATACAAGCGTTGGAACTCATAAAGATGATTTAATTTTTGAAATAAATGGGTATCCGGTTAAAAAATTTGGTTCTCAAGGTCAACAGAAATCGTATTTAATAGCTTTAAAGTTAGCGCAATTCGATTTTATGAAATCTAAATCTAATGTAAAACCCATTCTTTTATTAGATGATATATTTGATAAATTAGATGATTTGCGAGTTGAACAATTAATAAATTTAGTAAATAACGATCATTTTGGACAATTATTTATAAGTGATACACACGAAGAAAGAACAGAAGAAGTTGTTAAAAGAACACAACAATCTTATAAAATATTTAAATTATAA
- a CDS encoding nucleoside-diphosphate kinase — MATNRTFTMLKPDSIEKGYIGAILEKINAAGFKIVALKMTRLSVAHAEQFYAIHKERPFFGELVEYMTRGPIVAAILEKENAVEDFRVLIGATNPEDAAEGTIRKIYAESISFNAIHGSDSDENAEIESNFHFSGRQMF, encoded by the coding sequence ATGGCAACAAACAGAACATTTACAATGTTAAAACCTGATTCTATAGAAAAAGGATATATTGGAGCAATATTAGAAAAAATAAATGCTGCAGGTTTTAAAATTGTAGCTTTAAAAATGACACGATTAAGCGTAGCACATGCAGAACAATTCTATGCTATTCACAAAGAACGTCCGTTTTTTGGTGAACTTGTAGAGTATATGACTCGTGGTCCAATAGTAGCAGCTATTTTAGAAAAAGAAAATGCAGTTGAAGACTTTAGAGTATTAATTGGTGCTACTAATCCAGAAGATGCTGCTGAAGGTACCATTAGAAAAATATATGCAGAATCTATTAGTTTTAATGCAATTCATGGTTCAGATAGTGATGAAAATGCTGAAATTGAAAGTAATTTTCATTTTTCTGGTAGACAAATGTTTTAA
- a CDS encoding rhomboid family intramembrane serine protease: protein MNIINDIKDAYNKANTVEKIIYVNVFLFLITVIFTKFSIQWFALPTSLNSFLYKPWTLISYAFIHERLFHILSNLLVLYYIGNLFLDFFTKKQFLNFYFLGAIIGAIAFLTYNYFALKNGAPLGGASAAVSTIFVAIATKIPRYAIQLRFIGSVELWVLAAIWVSMSILQLANPDNGGAIAHLSGALFGFIYANQLEKGNDIGKWFEGLLNYFSNFIKPKENSPLKTVHKSKGRTSKNDISIPKQRKIDLILDKISKSGYESLTQEEKDFLFRAGKK, encoded by the coding sequence TTGAACATAATTAACGACATAAAAGACGCTTATAATAAAGCAAATACCGTAGAAAAAATAATTTACGTAAATGTATTTTTATTTTTAATAACTGTAATATTCACAAAGTTTAGTATTCAATGGTTTGCCTTACCTACTAGTTTAAATAGTTTTTTATACAAACCTTGGACGTTAATTTCCTATGCATTTATCCACGAAAGATTGTTTCACATACTTTCAAACCTACTTGTACTGTATTATATTGGTAATTTATTTTTAGATTTTTTCACTAAAAAACAATTTTTAAATTTCTATTTTTTAGGTGCTATTATTGGTGCTATCGCTTTTTTAACCTATAATTATTTTGCTTTAAAAAACGGTGCTCCTTTAGGAGGTGCTTCAGCTGCTGTTAGTACAATATTTGTAGCTATAGCAACTAAAATTCCAAGATATGCTATACAATTACGTTTTATTGGTAGTGTAGAATTATGGGTACTTGCAGCAATATGGGTTTCTATGAGTATATTACAATTAGCAAACCCTGACAATGGAGGTGCCATTGCACATTTAAGCGGTGCTTTGTTTGGGTTTATCTATGCAAATCAATTAGAAAAAGGAAACGATATTGGAAAATGGTTTGAAGGCTTATTAAATTATTTTAGTAATTTTATAAAACCTAAAGAGAATTCGCCATTAAAAACAGTTCATAAATCAAAAGGACGCACTTCTAAAAATGACATATCAATTCCTAAACAACGTAAAATTGATCTTATTTTAGATAAAATTAGCAAATCTGGCTACGAAAGTTTAACCCAAGAAGAAAAGGATTTTTTATTTAGAGCAGGAAAAAAATAA
- a CDS encoding endonuclease/exonuclease/phosphatase family protein, with translation MKKLSLLDKLLFSINSIVAALLLIAYLAIYISPNTLSFFSFLSLTVPFLIIINVLFTCYWLLKLKKQFLLSTIILLIGFQYIAKFYSFSEKKVLLSKDIKIMSYNVRMFNLYNWIDEKDVDKKIYDFINEKSPDILCVQEFHPSKKLDLKYPYKHIKISKNQNNFGHAIFSKYKIINSGSLNFSNSSNNAIFIDLVKEKDTFRVYNVHLESLKINPQKETLTQENSEKLKIRVENAFKKQANQATLLLEHQQKCNYKSIICGDFNNNAFSWVYNTLKTGKNDAFEVAGKGFGNTYDYKFAFRIDFILTDKDFEINNYKTYPVKYSDHFPIMARINLKQTDKIQLKNN, from the coding sequence ATGAAAAAATTATCATTATTAGATAAATTACTTTTCAGCATTAATTCTATAGTAGCTGCTTTATTGCTTATTGCTTATTTAGCAATATATATTTCTCCAAACACCCTTTCTTTTTTTTCATTTTTAAGTCTAACAGTACCTTTTTTAATAATTATTAACGTGCTATTTACTTGTTATTGGTTGTTAAAATTAAAAAAACAATTTCTACTTTCTACCATTATATTGCTTATTGGATTTCAATACATTGCTAAGTTTTATAGTTTTTCTGAAAAAAAAGTTTTGTTGAGTAAAGACATCAAAATTATGAGCTATAATGTACGAATGTTTAATTTGTACAATTGGATTGATGAAAAAGATGTTGACAAAAAAATCTACGATTTTATCAATGAAAAATCTCCAGATATTTTATGTGTTCAAGAATTTCATCCATCAAAAAAATTAGATTTAAAGTATCCTTATAAGCATATTAAAATAAGTAAAAATCAGAATAATTTCGGACACGCTATTTTTTCTAAATATAAAATTATTAACTCGGGGTCTTTAAATTTTTCAAACAGTAGCAACAATGCTATTTTTATTGATTTAGTTAAAGAAAAAGATACTTTTAGAGTATATAATGTACATTTAGAATCTTTAAAAATCAATCCTCAAAAAGAAACTTTAACACAAGAAAATTCAGAAAAATTAAAAATAAGAGTAGAAAATGCCTTTAAAAAGCAAGCCAATCAGGCTACTTTATTATTAGAGCATCAACAAAAATGCAACTATAAATCCATTATTTGTGGAGACTTTAATAACAATGCCTTTTCTTGGGTTTACAACACACTTAAGACAGGTAAAAATGATGCTTTTGAAGTAGCAGGTAAAGGTTTTGGAAATACATATGATTATAAATTTGCATTTAGAATAGATTTTATTTTAACTGATAAAGATTTTGAAATAAACAATTATAAAACCTACCCTGTAAAATACTCAGATCATTTTCCAATAATGGCACGTATTAATTTAAAACAAACCGATAAAATTCAATTAAAAAATAATTGA
- a CDS encoding DPP IV N-terminal domain-containing protein translates to MKKLLSFLFICTFILGYSQQKELSLEDAVLGYYKGLYPSSLSNLQWVKNSTNYVYLKENEYVFTNAKTGNIIKKSGLADLQKAYPQLQRMPYIQEINTDFLTFRTRNTIEVFNYTTNSKVSTIAFDTNAENNEYNSKAKAVAYTLDNNLYIATASNPKITVTDIKDKNIVSGQAIHRSEFGITKGTFWSPEGNYLAFYQKDESNVTDYPLVDINTYPASLKNIKYPMAGQASEQAKIGIFNLKTQTTTYLDIDTTDEHYLTNLSWSPDEKFVLVAEINRGQNHVWYNTYNVSTGKKVMTLFEETNDKWTEPEHDAVFLPNSTTNFLWFSERDGFMNLYHYTTAGKLVKQLTKFKWVVTDILGFDEKGKNVFITGTGEDARESHTYKVNIKNGKYTKLTSQSGSHRTKLSTNGAYLIDSYSNLETPNNTLIIDTKKGNTTEIYTAKNPLEDYTIGTTEFVTLKGNDGTDLYSRIIKPANFDPSKKYPVLIYVYGGPHAQMNTNSWLGGASLWMPAFATLENYIIFTLDNRGSANRGFAFESAIHRNLGDLEIEDQLTGVEYLKSLNYVDADRIAVNGWSFGGFMTTSLMLRNPGMFTTAVAGGPVIDWKYYEVMYGERYMDTPEENPEGYKKAKVANYIKNLDGKMLIIHGSIDPVVVPQHSMGLLQEAVKQKTQIDFFTYPMHEHNVGGLDRVHLIKKMMQYIVENNK, encoded by the coding sequence ATGAAAAAATTACTTTCGTTTTTATTTATTTGCACCTTTATTTTAGGGTATTCTCAACAAAAAGAATTATCTCTCGAAGATGCTGTTTTAGGCTATTACAAGGGATTATACCCTAGCTCCTTATCAAACCTACAATGGGTTAAAAACTCTACTAATTATGTTTATTTAAAAGAAAACGAATATGTTTTTACAAATGCTAAAACAGGTAATATTATTAAAAAAAGCGGTTTAGCAGATCTTCAAAAGGCATACCCTCAATTACAAAGAATGCCATATATTCAAGAAATAAATACTGATTTTTTAACTTTTAGAACTCGAAATACAATAGAGGTTTTTAACTATACAACAAATTCTAAAGTATCAACCATTGCTTTTGATACTAATGCAGAAAATAACGAGTATAATTCAAAAGCTAAAGCTGTTGCTTATACTTTAGACAATAATTTATACATTGCAACTGCTTCAAACCCAAAAATTACTGTAACTGATATAAAAGATAAAAATATAGTTTCTGGACAAGCAATACATAGAAGTGAGTTCGGAATTACAAAAGGAACATTTTGGAGTCCTGAAGGAAATTATTTGGCATTTTATCAAAAAGATGAAAGTAATGTAACAGATTATCCTCTAGTAGATATCAACACCTACCCTGCTTCCTTAAAAAACATAAAATATCCAATGGCAGGACAAGCCAGTGAACAAGCTAAAATTGGAATATTTAACCTAAAAACACAAACAACTACGTATTTAGATATTGACACTACTGATGAACATTATTTAACTAATTTATCTTGGTCTCCTGATGAAAAATTTGTGTTAGTTGCAGAAATAAACAGAGGTCAAAACCACGTTTGGTACAATACGTATAATGTTTCAACAGGTAAAAAAGTAATGACACTTTTTGAAGAAACCAATGATAAATGGACAGAACCAGAACACGATGCCGTGTTTTTACCAAATAGTACTACTAACTTTTTATGGTTTAGCGAACGTGATGGTTTTATGAATTTATACCACTATACAACTGCAGGTAAATTAGTAAAACAACTTACAAAATTTAAATGGGTAGTAACCGATATTTTAGGTTTTGATGAAAAAGGAAAAAATGTTTTTATTACTGGAACCGGTGAAGATGCAAGAGAATCTCACACCTATAAAGTAAATATAAAAAACGGAAAATATACTAAGTTAACTTCTCAAAGTGGATCACATAGAACTAAATTAAGTACAAACGGCGCATATTTAATTGATAGTTATAGTAACTTAGAAACTCCAAATAATACTTTAATAATTGATACCAAAAAAGGAAATACTACTGAAATTTATACAGCCAAAAATCCTTTAGAAGATTATACTATTGGAACTACTGAATTTGTAACCTTAAAAGGAAATGACGGAACTGATTTATATTCAAGAATTATAAAGCCAGCAAATTTTGATCCTTCAAAAAAATATCCTGTTCTTATTTATGTATATGGAGGTCCACATGCTCAAATGAACACTAATAGTTGGCTTGGAGGTGCAAGTTTATGGATGCCAGCATTTGCAACACTTGAAAATTATATAATTTTTACTTTAGACAATAGAGGATCTGCTAATAGAGGTTTTGCTTTTGAAAGTGCTATTCATAGAAATTTAGGAGATTTAGAAATTGAAGATCAACTTACTGGTGTTGAATATTTAAAATCTTTAAACTATGTAGATGCTGATCGTATTGCTGTAAATGGCTGGAGTTTTGGTGGATTTATGACAACTAGTTTAATGCTTCGTAATCCAGGTATGTTTACTACTGCTGTTGCTGGAGGACCAGTAATTGATTGGAAATATTATGAAGTAATGTATGGCGAACGTTATATGGATACTCCTGAAGAAAATCCTGAAGGTTACAAAAAAGCAAAAGTTGCTAATTATATTAAAAATTTAGATGGAAAAATGTTAATTATCCACGGAAGTATTGACCCTGTTGTAGTTCCTCAACATAGTATGGGTTTATTACAAGAAGCTGTTAAACAAAAAACCCAAATAGACTTTTTTACCTACCCTATGCACGAACATAATGTTGGTGGATTGGATAGAGTACATTTAATAAAAAAAATGATGCAATATATTGTTGAAAACAATAAATAA
- a CDS encoding rhomboid family intramembrane serine protease encodes MGRITEAVKHIIIINVILFIAPQLIQGFDLQSMFALYFPENPKFGFWQFATHMFMHGGFSHILFNMYGLWAFGTPLEQMWGRNKFIFFYLSAGLGAGIIYTLVNYYQFNGVYEQLINMGLSATDIQNILDTGSYNNSILQTLSESKLSEFYATYHTPAVGASGAVYGILVAFGMSFPNAKLALIFFPVPISAKYFIPAIILGDLFFGMTKYSIGNVAHFAHVGGALIGFLIAWYWKQNQFKRWD; translated from the coding sequence ATGGGACGAATTACAGAAGCTGTTAAACATATAATAATAATAAATGTAATTTTATTTATTGCGCCACAACTTATACAAGGATTTGATTTACAGAGTATGTTTGCGCTTTATTTTCCTGAAAATCCAAAATTTGGATTCTGGCAATTTGCAACGCATATGTTTATGCACGGTGGATTTTCGCACATACTTTTTAATATGTATGGTTTATGGGCTTTTGGAACGCCTTTAGAACAAATGTGGGGACGAAATAAATTTATATTTTTCTATCTTTCTGCAGGGTTAGGTGCTGGTATTATTTATACTTTAGTAAATTATTACCAATTTAATGGAGTTTACGAACAATTAATTAATATGGGCTTATCTGCTACAGATATTCAAAATATACTAGATACTGGAAGCTATAACAATAGTATTTTACAAACACTTTCAGAATCTAAATTAAGTGAATTTTATGCAACCTACCATACGCCTGCTGTTGGTGCATCTGGTGCTGTTTATGGTATTTTAGTAGCTTTTGGAATGAGCTTTCCAAATGCTAAATTAGCTTTGATATTTTTTCCTGTTCCTATTTCAGCCAAATACTTTATTCCTGCAATTATTTTAGGAGATTTATTTTTTGGTATGACAAAATATTCTATTGGAAATGTAGCACATTTTGCACACGTTGGTGGTGCTTTAATCGGATTTTTAATTGCTTGGTATTGGAAACAAAACCAATTTAAACGCTGGGATTAA
- the ribH gene encoding 6,7-dimethyl-8-ribityllumazine synthase: MATTDLSYYDKATIPNANKFRFGIVVSEWNSDITENLYLGAVQALTENGAIKENIIKWNVPGSFELVFGCKKMIESQNVDAIIAIGNVIQGETKHFDFVCDGVTQGIKDLNVKYNVPVIFCVLTDNNKQQSIDRSGGIHGNKGIESAIAAIKMAALREF; encoded by the coding sequence ATGGCAACAACTGATTTATCTTATTACGATAAAGCAACAATCCCAAATGCGAATAAATTTCGATTTGGGATTGTTGTTTCTGAATGGAATTCAGACATAACTGAAAACTTATATTTAGGTGCTGTTCAAGCATTAACTGAAAATGGAGCAATTAAAGAAAACATTATAAAATGGAACGTTCCAGGTAGTTTTGAACTTGTTTTTGGTTGCAAAAAAATGATTGAATCTCAAAATGTAGATGCAATTATTGCTATTGGAAATGTAATTCAAGGTGAAACAAAACATTTCGATTTTGTTTGTGATGGCGTAACTCAAGGAATAAAAGATTTAAATGTTAAATACAATGTTCCAGTTATTTTTTGCGTTTTAACAGACAATAACAAGCAACAATCTATAGACCGTTCTGGTGGAATACACGGAAATAAAGGTATAGAAAGCGCCATAGCTGCAATAAAAATGGCTGCTTTAAGAGAGTTTTAA
- a CDS encoding DUF721 domain-containing protein, which produces MAKRQNEFHSIQDLMKDVIKENKLTKGMHQLSVNEAWATLMGNGIVSNTNNVELKGKTLIVNLKSSVLREELSYGKEKIVKMMNEELGETLISKIILC; this is translated from the coding sequence ATGGCAAAAAGACAGAACGAGTTTCATTCTATTCAAGATTTAATGAAAGATGTTATAAAGGAAAATAAACTTACAAAAGGAATGCACCAATTATCAGTTAATGAAGCTTGGGCAACACTTATGGGAAATGGAATTGTGTCGAATACTAATAATGTAGAACTAAAAGGAAAAACATTAATTGTAAATTTAAAATCTTCTGTTTTAAGAGAAGAATTAAGTTATGGAAAAGAGAAAATTGTTAAAATGATGAATGAAGAATTAGGGGAGACTCTAATCTCTAAAATAATTTTGTGTTAA
- a CDS encoding tol-pal system YbgF family protein — MATYKKKGSKAKKTQTAIENNSTTAEVFNTLDETASKSEQFIIKNQKTIFIVLGLIVVGILGFLAFQKFVKAPKEKVAADELAFPKAYFEDALTNSVAVDSLLVLGLEGADGKYGFVDIASEFSGTKAGNLANYYAGISYLKLKKYKEAIDYLEDFSSDDELLGPTAKGAIGDAFADINQPEDALDYYLKAAELKENNFSTPLYLFKAGNTAMEIENYSKALDIFEKIKKDYPNATEARNIDIYINKATFASKN, encoded by the coding sequence ATGGCAACATATAAAAAGAAAGGGAGTAAAGCAAAAAAAACTCAGACTGCTATAGAAAATAATTCTACAACAGCTGAAGTATTTAATACTTTAGATGAAACCGCATCAAAATCAGAACAATTTATAATAAAAAACCAAAAAACAATTTTTATTGTACTAGGTTTAATTGTAGTTGGAATTTTAGGTTTTTTAGCTTTTCAAAAATTTGTAAAAGCACCTAAAGAAAAAGTAGCTGCTGACGAATTAGCTTTTCCAAAAGCCTATTTTGAAGATGCTTTAACAAATTCTGTTGCTGTAGATTCTTTACTTGTTTTAGGTTTAGAAGGTGCTGATGGAAAATATGGATTTGTTGATATTGCTAGTGAATTTAGTGGTACTAAAGCAGGAAATCTAGCAAACTACTATGCTGGTATATCTTATTTAAAATTAAAAAAATATAAAGAAGCAATTGATTATTTAGAAGATTTCTCTTCAGATGATGAATTATTAGGTCCAACAGCTAAAGGTGCTATTGGAGATGCTTTTGCAGATATAAATCAACCAGAAGATGCTTTAGATTACTATTTAAAAGCAGCTGAATTAAAAGAAAATAATTTTTCTACTCCATTATACTTATTTAAAGCTGGAAATACAGCTATGGAAATAGAAAACTACAGCAAAGCTTTAGATATTTTCGAAAAAATTAAAAAAGACTATCCTAATGCAACAGAGGCTAGAAATATAGATATTTATATTAATAAAGCAACATTTGCATCAAAAAACTAA
- a CDS encoding alkaline phosphatase D family protein encodes MRYTFIFLFFLTILNSCKHKEIDPYFTIAFGSCNNQVLDNVLWNEIEKNKPDIWIWGGDIIYTDTEDMSFMQENYLKQKQDSSYSNFEKNVEILATWDDHDYGLNDGGNEYSKKNEAQQLFLDFLDVNKDDKRRNQEGIYYSKDYKIDNNNTLKVILLDTRYFRTALTPDTITQKRYKPNKYGKGTMLGEKQWNWLQNQLQNSTAKFNIIISSIQFLSSEHGFESWGNMPHEVDKLENLIIKTKAKNTIILSGDRHISEISKKEIKALNYPLIDFTSSGLTHSYTSYKGEPNKYRISDVVAEKSFGILKFNFKTNTVIMEMRGEKNKVYESVIQRYN; translated from the coding sequence ATGAGGTACACTTTTATCTTTTTATTTTTTTTAACCATACTTAATTCTTGTAAACATAAAGAAATCGATCCCTATTTTACTATAGCTTTTGGCTCTTGCAACAATCAAGTTTTAGACAATGTATTATGGAATGAAATTGAAAAAAACAAACCAGATATTTGGATTTGGGGTGGCGATATAATTTATACTGATACTGAAGACATGTCTTTTATGCAAGAAAACTATCTAAAACAAAAACAAGATTCTAGCTATTCTAATTTTGAAAAAAATGTGGAAATACTTGCTACTTGGGACGATCACGATTACGGTTTAAATGATGGTGGCAACGAATATTCTAAAAAAAATGAAGCACAACAATTATTTTTAGATTTTTTAGATGTTAATAAAGATGATAAAAGAAGAAATCAAGAAGGTATTTATTATTCCAAAGATTATAAAATTGACAACAACAATACCCTAAAAGTTATTTTGTTAGACACTCGCTATTTTAGAACAGCTTTAACACCAGATACAATTACACAAAAAAGATACAAGCCTAATAAATATGGTAAAGGTACTATGTTAGGAGAAAAACAATGGAATTGGTTACAAAATCAGCTTCAAAACTCCACTGCTAAATTTAATATTATTATTAGTAGCATTCAATTTTTATCTTCGGAACACGGCTTTGAAAGCTGGGGAAATATGCCTCATGAAGTTGATAAACTAGAAAACTTAATTATAAAAACAAAAGCAAAAAACACAATTATTCTTTCTGGGGACAGACATATTTCTGAAATTTCAAAAAAAGAAATAAAAGCGCTTAATTATCCTCTAATAGATTTTACATCAAGTGGTCTTACACACTCCTATACCAGTTATAAAGGAGAACCAAATAAATACAGAATTAGCGATGTTGTAGCAGAAAAAAGTTTTGGAATTCTTAAATTTAACTTTAAAACAAATACGGTTATTATGGAGATGAGAGGAGAAAAAAATAAGGTTTATGAATCTGTGATTCAAAGGTATAATTAA
- the mutL gene encoding DNA mismatch repair endonuclease MutL, protein MSDIIQLLPDHVANQIAAGEVVQRPASVVKELLENAIDAEATDIKLIIKDAGKILIQVIDNGKGMSQTDARLSFERHATSKIKKAEDLFNLHTKGFRGEALASIAAIAHVTLKTKQENADLGTSIKIEGSSIVSQESIATTTGTSIAVKNLFYNIPARRNFLKSNTIETRHIVNEFQRVALAHPTISFSFYHNESEIYNLISSNLRQRIVAILGKKTNEKLVPINEVTDVVEINGFVTKPEFAKKKRGEQFFFVNNRFIKNAYLNHAVTSAFESLLSSGHYPTYFLFLTVPAKSIDINIHPTKTEIKFDDEKTLYAILRSTIKHSLGQYNVAPVLDFERSASFDTPYNFKDKKSSTPKVQVDPNFNPFKKEEQKSMNFPFKREKATQWESLYSGIDTSNIELESETVNTSLFTEEKATNKTYQIHNKYIISSIKSGIVYINQNLAHQRILYEEFLENITVKEAMSQQLLFPLEISFNKTDIELIKSIKEDLENIGFLFDSILDDTIIVKGMPITIIESQITTIIEELLEAIKNDIPDTSFSQSDIMAKSLAKSLAIKTGNKLDLKEQEELVNKLFSCKQPDLSPFGKTTFITINIDEIDKKFNN, encoded by the coding sequence ATGTCGGATATTATTCAGCTACTTCCTGACCATGTTGCAAATCAGATTGCCGCTGGAGAGGTCGTTCAACGACCAGCATCTGTAGTTAAAGAACTACTAGAAAATGCTATTGACGCAGAGGCAACTGATATTAAATTAATAATAAAAGATGCAGGAAAAATACTAATTCAGGTAATAGATAATGGCAAAGGTATGAGCCAAACCGATGCCAGATTAAGTTTTGAACGCCACGCAACTTCTAAAATTAAAAAAGCAGAAGATTTATTTAATTTACATACAAAAGGTTTTAGAGGTGAAGCCTTGGCTTCTATAGCTGCAATAGCACATGTTACATTAAAAACAAAACAAGAGAATGCAGACTTAGGAACTTCAATAAAAATTGAAGGAAGTTCCATAGTTTCTCAAGAATCTATTGCAACAACAACTGGAACTTCTATTGCTGTAAAAAATCTATTTTATAACATTCCAGCTCGTAGAAATTTTTTAAAATCCAACACCATTGAAACGCGTCATATTGTAAATGAATTTCAACGTGTTGCTTTGGCACATCCAACTATTTCTTTTTCATTTTACCATAACGAAAGTGAAATTTACAATTTAATTTCAAGTAATTTACGCCAACGTATTGTTGCTATTTTAGGTAAAAAAACAAATGAAAAATTAGTTCCAATTAATGAAGTAACAGATGTTGTTGAAATTAATGGTTTTGTAACTAAACCAGAATTTGCTAAGAAAAAAAGAGGCGAACAATTCTTTTTTGTAAACAATCGATTTATAAAAAATGCATATTTAAATCATGCGGTTACCAGTGCATTTGAAAGTTTACTTTCTAGTGGTCACTATCCAACATATTTTTTATTTTTAACGGTTCCAGCCAAAAGCATTGACATTAATATTCATCCTACAAAAACGGAAATTAAATTTGATGATGAAAAAACGTTATATGCTATTTTACGCTCAACAATAAAACATAGTTTAGGACAATATAACGTAGCTCCTGTGTTGGATTTTGAAAGAAGTGCTTCTTTTGACACACCTTATAACTTTAAAGATAAAAAATCTAGCACTCCTAAAGTTCAAGTAGATCCAAATTTCAATCCTTTTAAAAAGGAAGAACAAAAATCTATGAATTTTCCTTTTAAACGTGAAAAAGCTACACAATGGGAAAGCCTTTATTCTGGAATTGACACAAGCAATATTGAATTAGAATCTGAAACAGTAAACACTTCTTTATTTACAGAAGAAAAAGCAACCAATAAAACATATCAAATTCATAATAAATACATCATAAGTAGCATTAAATCTGGAATTGTTTATATCAATCAAAATTTAGCGCATCAACGTATTTTATATGAAGAATTTTTAGAAAATATTACCGTTAAAGAAGCAATGAGTCAGCAATTGTTATTTCCTTTAGAAATTTCATTTAACAAGACAGATATTGAATTAATTAAAAGTATTAAAGAAGATTTAGAAAATATTGGTTTTTTATTTGATAGTATTTTAGATGATACAATTATTGTTAAAGGAATGCCTATAACAATAATTGAGAGTCAAATAACAACAATAATAGAAGAATTATTAGAAGCTATAAAAAATGATATTCCTGATACAAGCTTTAGCCAATCAGATATAATGGCTAAAAGTTTAGCTAAGAGTTTAGCTATAAAAACAGGTAATAAATTAGATTTAAAAGAACAAGAAGAGTTAGTAAATAAATTATTTTCTTGTAAACAACCTGATTTATCTCCATTTGGAAAAACCACTTTTATAACTATTAATATCGATGAAATAGATAAAAAATTTAACAACTAA